Proteins co-encoded in one Sporosarcina sp. FSL K6-1522 genomic window:
- the rlmD gene encoding 23S rRNA (uracil(1939)-C(5))-methyltransferase RlmD — protein sequence MSFSVNRNDKLNVFVEDLTHDGSGVAKVDGYPLFIPGALPGEEVSIQVGKTLKNYGFARLLQVTKASPDRVEPPCHVFSECGGCQMQHLSYEGQLVQKRKTVRDVMDRIAKLPHVPVHPVKGMDNPWRYRNKSQIPFSDQNGKVVSGFYRTRTHHIVDTDICLIQSHEADDLMTMLKHELHAMGIDAYDERTHRGMLRHLIVRKGRATGELMVVLVTRKKKFTQKDAAIALIKRIVPDVTSIMQNVNDQKTNVIFGDETILLHGKPVIVDSIGDIDFEISARSFYQVNPEQTEVLYGQALDYAQLTGNESVIDAYCGIGTISLFIAQKAKEVYGVEIVPQAIEDAKRNAELNGIDNAYFEAGAAEVVIPKWYADGKRFDVLVVDPPRKGCDEELLNTILEYKPKRVVYVSCNPGTLARDLRILEDGGYRTQEVQPVDMFPHSSHVECVVWLEI from the coding sequence ATGTCTTTTAGTGTAAATCGAAATGATAAATTGAATGTCTTTGTAGAGGATTTGACGCATGACGGCTCGGGCGTTGCGAAAGTAGACGGCTATCCGCTATTCATCCCTGGGGCGTTACCTGGTGAAGAAGTATCCATCCAAGTGGGCAAAACGTTGAAAAACTATGGCTTTGCCCGCCTGCTACAAGTGACGAAAGCATCACCGGATCGTGTGGAGCCACCTTGCCACGTCTTTTCGGAATGTGGCGGATGCCAAATGCAGCATTTGTCCTACGAAGGGCAACTCGTACAAAAACGTAAAACCGTGCGTGATGTGATGGATCGAATTGCTAAGTTGCCGCATGTGCCTGTTCATCCCGTCAAAGGAATGGATAACCCGTGGCGTTACCGCAATAAATCCCAAATACCTTTTAGTGACCAAAATGGCAAAGTCGTATCCGGTTTTTACAGAACACGTACGCACCACATCGTCGATACAGATATTTGTCTGATTCAAAGTCACGAAGCGGATGATCTCATGACGATGCTGAAACACGAACTGCATGCGATGGGAATCGATGCCTATGATGAAAGAACCCATCGTGGTATGCTTCGTCATTTAATTGTCCGTAAAGGGCGTGCAACGGGTGAACTGATGGTCGTGCTAGTGACACGCAAAAAGAAGTTTACGCAAAAGGATGCAGCGATTGCACTTATTAAACGAATTGTGCCGGATGTGACGTCTATTATGCAAAACGTCAATGATCAGAAAACGAACGTTATTTTTGGAGATGAAACGATTTTATTGCACGGCAAACCCGTGATTGTTGATTCAATTGGTGATATTGATTTTGAAATATCCGCACGTTCTTTCTATCAAGTGAACCCGGAACAAACAGAAGTATTATACGGACAAGCACTTGATTATGCGCAATTGACAGGGAACGAGTCTGTTATTGATGCCTATTGTGGTATCGGTACAATCTCTTTATTCATCGCACAAAAGGCGAAAGAAGTGTACGGTGTTGAAATCGTGCCACAAGCGATTGAAGACGCCAAGCGCAATGCGGAACTGAATGGCATCGACAATGCGTATTTTGAAGCTGGTGCAGCGGAAGTTGTTATTCCGAAATGGTACGCCGATGGCAAGCGATTTGACGTATTAGTCGTCGATCCGCCGCGTAAAGGCTGCGACGAAGAGCTGTTGAATACGATTTTAGAGTATAAGCCGAAGCGTGTTGTTTATGTGTCATGTAATCCTGGGACACTTGCGCGCGATTTGCGTATCTTGGAAGATGGCGGCTATCGCACGCAGGAAGTGCAGCCGGTGGATATGTTTCCGCATTCAAGTCATGTGGAGTGTGTGGTTTGGTTAGAGATTTGA
- the gatA gene encoding Asp-tRNA(Asn)/Glu-tRNA(Gln) amidotransferase subunit GatA, with protein MTLFNKTATELQSLLHNREVSVKELTEESLTRIAELDGDVQAFLTTTKEQAIATAEALDNQPLEGRSPLFGLPIGVKDNIVTKGIATTCASKMLEDFVPVYDATVVDKINAAGMITVGKLNMDEFAMGSTTEKSAFQVTRNPWNLDHVPGGSSGGSAAAVAAGEVPFALGSDTGGSVRQPAAFCGVVGMKPTYGRVSRAGLVAFASSMDQVGPITRTVEDNALLLSAIAGLDAKDSSSSAQAVPDFRAALTGDIKGLKIGVPAEYFGEGVSEEAKSAVKEALKVLESLGAEWEEVSLPHSKYASQTYYVISSSEASSSLARYDGIRFGYRAEGAQNLEEIYTRSRSEGFGEEVKRRLLLGMYSLGADHHEDLYVKSMKVRTLIAQDFANLFDKYDVIVGPTAATTAYKIGEVIQDPLTLYANDVLTVPVNLAGVPAISVPCGFSNGLPLGLQIIGKHFDEATLYKVAHAYEQATDFHKQTPAIREGK; from the coding sequence ATGACGTTATTTAACAAAACGGCAACAGAACTTCAATCGCTTTTACATAATCGGGAAGTGTCTGTCAAAGAATTGACTGAAGAATCATTAACGCGCATTGCCGAACTCGATGGGGATGTACAGGCTTTCCTGACAACGACGAAAGAGCAAGCAATCGCTACGGCAGAAGCATTAGATAACCAACCGTTAGAAGGTCGCAGTCCATTATTTGGCTTGCCAATCGGCGTGAAAGATAACATCGTAACAAAAGGAATTGCGACAACTTGTGCGAGTAAAATGCTTGAAGACTTTGTCCCAGTTTACGATGCGACTGTTGTCGACAAAATCAACGCGGCAGGTATGATAACTGTTGGTAAGTTGAATATGGACGAATTCGCAATGGGGTCAACAACTGAAAAGTCTGCATTCCAAGTGACACGCAACCCATGGAATCTCGACCATGTACCAGGTGGCTCATCGGGTGGTTCAGCGGCGGCAGTAGCAGCTGGTGAAGTACCATTTGCACTTGGTTCTGATACAGGCGGTTCAGTTCGTCAACCAGCTGCGTTTTGTGGCGTAGTAGGCATGAAGCCGACATATGGTCGTGTATCACGTGCAGGACTTGTTGCATTTGCATCTTCAATGGACCAAGTTGGACCGATTACACGTACAGTTGAAGATAATGCATTGCTACTAAGTGCCATTGCAGGTTTGGATGCCAAGGATTCATCATCCTCCGCGCAAGCTGTTCCGGACTTTAGAGCTGCACTAACAGGCGATATCAAAGGCTTGAAAATTGGTGTGCCAGCTGAATACTTCGGTGAAGGCGTATCAGAAGAAGCAAAAAGCGCAGTGAAAGAAGCGCTAAAAGTACTTGAATCACTTGGAGCAGAGTGGGAAGAAGTGTCATTACCACATTCAAAATATGCTTCTCAAACATACTATGTCATTTCGTCATCTGAAGCATCGTCCAGCTTAGCGCGTTACGATGGAATTCGCTTCGGATACCGTGCGGAAGGGGCACAGAATTTAGAAGAAATTTATACACGTTCACGTTCTGAAGGATTCGGTGAAGAAGTAAAACGTCGTCTATTACTTGGTATGTATTCATTAGGCGCAGATCACCACGAGGATCTGTATGTGAAATCAATGAAAGTACGTACATTGATTGCACAGGACTTCGCGAATCTATTCGACAAATACGACGTAATTGTCGGACCAACAGCAGCAACAACAGCGTATAAAATCGGTGAAGTGATTCAAGATCCATTGACGCTATACGCAAACGATGTCTTAACAGTGCCAGTGAACCTTGCGGGTGTACCAGCGATTTCGGTACCATGTGGTTTCTCAAATGGCCTGCCACTTGGTCTGCAAATTATCGGGAAACATTTCGATGAAGCGACACTTTACAAAGTAGCACATGCTTATGAGCAAGCAACTGATTTTCATAAACAAACTCCAGCGATACGGGAGGGGAAATAA
- a CDS encoding cytochrome d ubiquinol oxidase subunit II: MNLEILGISVLWTFLFGYILIGAIDFGAGFFNAYSRLTGRQRILTNIIQRYLSPVWEVTNVFLVFFFVGIIGFFPKTAFYYGTTLLVPVSIGVILLAIRGSYYAFETYGARGHKGYSFMYGVAGILIPASLSIVLTISEGGFVEMVDGNPVLDYWVLFTSPLTWAIVVLSIAATLYISAVFLTWYANKARDVEATNLLRKYALIWALPTIITAGGIIVELRNHNPEHYSNIQTFWPMFLVSFIMFIGTVWLLWKRSRYGLAFILLMGQFAFAFFGYGASHYPYLLYPYLTIYDSFTNPAMAISLVVVFIMGLGLLIPSIILLMRLFLFDKDYVHGKGDYHA, from the coding sequence ATGAACCTTGAAATATTGGGAATATCGGTTTTATGGACATTCTTGTTCGGCTATATACTCATTGGTGCTATCGACTTTGGGGCAGGATTTTTCAATGCGTATAGTCGACTTACGGGACGCCAGCGTATTTTGACGAACATTATTCAGCGTTATTTATCGCCTGTTTGGGAAGTGACGAATGTTTTTCTCGTGTTCTTCTTCGTCGGGATTATCGGCTTTTTTCCGAAGACAGCATTTTACTATGGAACGACGCTTCTCGTGCCGGTGAGTATTGGCGTGATTTTACTGGCGATTCGCGGATCGTATTATGCGTTTGAAACGTATGGTGCACGCGGTCATAAAGGTTATTCGTTTATGTACGGAGTAGCAGGTATTTTGATTCCTGCTTCGCTGTCGATTGTGTTGACGATTTCGGAAGGCGGCTTTGTTGAAATGGTGGATGGTAATCCAGTGCTCGATTATTGGGTGCTGTTTACGAGCCCATTAACGTGGGCGATTGTTGTGCTGAGCATTGCAGCAACGTTGTATATCTCCGCGGTATTCCTGACGTGGTATGCCAATAAAGCGCGTGATGTGGAAGCAACGAACCTTCTCCGGAAATACGCGCTCATTTGGGCATTACCGACGATCATTACTGCGGGTGGCATCATTGTTGAACTGAGAAACCACAATCCAGAGCATTACAGCAATATCCAGACGTTTTGGCCAATGTTCCTTGTGTCTTTCATCATGTTCATCGGTACGGTTTGGTTACTATGGAAACGTAGCCGTTATGGGTTGGCATTCATCTTGCTGATGGGGCAATTTGCTTTTGCATTCTTCGGTTACGGCGCATCACATTATCCGTATTTGTTATATCCGTACTTGACGATTTACGATAGCTTTACGAACCCCGCGATGGCAATTTCACTTGTTGTTGTGTTTATCATGGGACTAGGCTTGTTAATTCCATCGATTATTTTGCTCATGCGTTTGTTCTTGTTCGATAAAGATTACGTCCATGGAAAAGGCGATTATCACGCATAA
- the gatB gene encoding Asp-tRNA(Asn)/Glu-tRNA(Gln) amidotransferase subunit GatB, giving the protein MTNFETIVGLEVHVELKTDTKIMSPAPAHFGAEPNMNIHVTDIAYPGVLPTLNKRAVEFGMKASMALNCEVADVMNFDRKHYFYPDNPKAYQISQDKRPVGQNGWVEIEVEGKKKKIRIERIHLEEDAGKLTHSDGGYSLVDLNRQGTPLVEIVTEADIRSPEEAYAFLEKLKAIIQYTGVSDVRMEEGSLRCDANISIRPFGQEKFGTKTELKNLNSFNFVRRGIAYEVERQEKVLLSGGTIQQETRRYDEATGGTTLMRIKGSAQDYRFINDPDLPEIHIDQEWKDRVRAEIPELPDARKARYVSELDLPEYDAGVLTLTKVMSDFFDATVTAGADAKLASNWLMGEVSAYLNAEQKELADTALTPEGLAGMVKLLADGTISSKIAKKVFKELIENGGNAADIVKAKGLVQISDEGTLRKIVTETLDANAQSIEDYKNGKDRAVGFLVGQIMKATKGQANPPLVNKILLEEIAKR; this is encoded by the coding sequence ATGACGAACTTTGAAACAATTGTTGGACTTGAAGTCCACGTAGAACTAAAAACTGATACAAAAATCATGTCACCGGCTCCCGCTCATTTCGGGGCAGAACCGAATATGAATATCCACGTGACAGACATAGCGTACCCAGGTGTGTTACCTACACTAAACAAGCGCGCAGTTGAATTTGGTATGAAGGCATCTATGGCATTGAACTGTGAAGTGGCAGATGTGATGAACTTCGACCGTAAGCACTATTTCTATCCAGATAATCCAAAAGCTTACCAAATCTCACAGGACAAGCGTCCAGTTGGTCAGAATGGCTGGGTTGAAATTGAAGTCGAAGGTAAAAAGAAAAAAATCCGTATCGAACGTATTCACCTTGAAGAAGATGCTGGGAAACTAACGCACTCTGATGGCGGCTATTCACTTGTTGACCTGAACAGACAAGGAACACCACTTGTAGAAATCGTCACAGAAGCTGACATTCGCTCACCAGAAGAAGCGTATGCTTTCCTTGAAAAGCTCAAAGCAATCATCCAATATACAGGTGTTTCTGATGTACGTATGGAAGAGGGATCACTACGTTGTGATGCCAACATTTCGATTCGTCCATTTGGCCAAGAAAAGTTCGGTACGAAAACAGAGTTGAAAAACTTGAACTCTTTCAACTTCGTTCGCCGCGGAATTGCTTATGAAGTAGAACGCCAAGAGAAAGTATTGTTATCTGGCGGGACGATTCAACAGGAAACACGTCGTTATGACGAAGCAACAGGCGGAACAACATTGATGCGTATCAAGGGTAGTGCTCAGGATTACCGTTTCATCAACGACCCAGACCTACCTGAAATCCATATCGATCAAGAATGGAAAGACCGTGTTCGTGCGGAAATTCCAGAGCTACCGGATGCACGAAAAGCACGCTATGTTAGCGAACTTGATCTACCAGAGTACGATGCGGGCGTCTTGACGCTGACAAAAGTGATGTCTGATTTCTTTGATGCAACAGTTACGGCTGGTGCGGATGCGAAACTAGCTTCTAACTGGTTAATGGGCGAAGTGTCAGCTTATCTAAACGCAGAGCAAAAGGAACTTGCTGATACAGCGTTGACGCCTGAAGGGCTTGCAGGTATGGTGAAATTACTTGCGGACGGCACGATCTCATCGAAAATCGCGAAAAAAGTATTCAAGGAATTGATTGAAAACGGCGGCAATGCAGCAGACATCGTGAAAGCAAAAGGACTTGTCCAAATTTCCGATGAAGGCACACTTCGTAAAATTGTTACGGAAACATTGGATGCCAATGCACAATCCATTGAAGACTACAAAAATGGGAAAGACCGTGCAGTTGGCTTCCTAGTAGGTCAAATTATGAAGGCGACAAAAGGACAAGCGAATCCACCACTTGTCAACAAAATCCTTCTTGAAGAAATTGCGAAACGATAA
- a CDS encoding cytochrome ubiquinol oxidase subunit I: MGNEEAVFFSRVLTELTLSFHIIYATIGVGVPLMIMIAQWVGIKKNDEHYILLARRWARGFVITVAVGVVTGTAIGLQLSLLWPNFMELAGNVIALPLFMETFAFFFEAIFLGIYLYTWDRFENQKKHLLLLIPVAIGASFSAVFITIVNAFMNAPQGFDIVNGELVNINPLLAMFNPAMPTKVAHVVATAYMTSAFVLASIAAFRLLKGSNHEYHKKALYLTMKVGLVFAIATAVIGDFSGKYLAEYQPEKLAAAEWHFETEGNAPLILYGVLDDGEVKYAIKIPFALSILAHNNPTAEVIGLDQFAEEDTPPLYIHYLFDIMVTIGVWMTLLSGVFWLGTRLRWKMVKAKWFRWLIVFGGPLSILAIEAGWWMAEVGRQPWILRGIMRTQDAATTSGQVDTMLVLFALLYLVLGVGSVVVLRRMFRKNPVEREIEDREMEKGGDML, encoded by the coding sequence ATGGGAAATGAAGAAGCTGTCTTTTTTTCACGCGTGTTAACAGAGTTAACGTTATCGTTTCATATCATTTACGCGACGATTGGCGTTGGTGTTCCACTCATGATTATGATTGCGCAATGGGTGGGAATTAAGAAAAATGATGAACATTATATTTTACTGGCACGACGCTGGGCGCGTGGTTTTGTCATTACCGTAGCGGTCGGTGTTGTTACGGGAACAGCAATCGGTTTACAGCTATCTTTATTATGGCCGAATTTTATGGAACTAGCCGGCAATGTCATTGCACTTCCACTATTCATGGAAACCTTTGCGTTCTTTTTTGAAGCGATTTTTCTTGGCATTTATTTATATACATGGGATCGATTCGAGAATCAGAAAAAACATTTACTATTGCTCATTCCAGTGGCAATCGGGGCTTCATTTTCCGCGGTGTTCATAACGATTGTGAATGCTTTCATGAATGCACCGCAAGGCTTTGACATCGTAAACGGTGAACTTGTCAATATCAATCCGTTGCTCGCGATGTTCAACCCGGCGATGCCAACAAAAGTGGCGCATGTTGTGGCAACGGCCTATATGACATCTGCTTTTGTGCTAGCATCGATTGCGGCGTTCCGGTTATTGAAGGGATCGAATCATGAGTACCACAAAAAAGCTCTGTATTTGACGATGAAAGTGGGTCTGGTCTTTGCCATTGCAACGGCGGTTATCGGTGATTTCTCGGGGAAATATTTAGCAGAGTATCAGCCAGAAAAATTGGCTGCTGCAGAATGGCACTTTGAAACAGAGGGCAATGCGCCACTAATTTTATATGGTGTGCTCGATGATGGAGAAGTAAAATATGCGATTAAAATTCCATTTGCGTTATCGATTCTGGCGCATAATAATCCAACGGCAGAAGTAATCGGATTGGATCAATTTGCAGAAGAAGATACACCTCCCTTATATATCCATTATTTGTTCGATATTATGGTGACGATAGGTGTGTGGATGACGCTATTGTCGGGCGTCTTTTGGTTAGGTACGCGACTGCGCTGGAAAATGGTGAAGGCGAAATGGTTCCGTTGGCTAATTGTGTTTGGAGGGCCGCTGTCCATCTTAGCGATTGAGGCAGGTTGGTGGATGGCTGAGGTTGGCAGGCAGCCGTGGATTCTTCGTGGCATCATGCGGACACAGGATGCCGCTACGACGAGTGGTCAGGTAGATACGATGCTAGTGTTATTTGCATTGCTGTATCTCGTTCTCGGAGTCGGTAGTGTGGTTGTACTAAGACGAATGTTTCGTAAAAATCCGGTTGAGCGTGAAATAGAGGACCGCGAAATGGAGAAAGGCGGTGATATGCTATGA
- a CDS encoding NUDIX domain-containing protein → MELKRKVLAYITQEEDGERKILVFEQKDHPEAGLQVPGGTIERDEFLMDALYREIEEETGITRDLLELQGKVNKTNYYPQDENIVYERNIFHLAYLGHESNDWEYRVEGDGKDAGMTFCHRWVPVKDLPKLAGNQGQDIDFI, encoded by the coding sequence ATGGAACTGAAAAGAAAAGTGCTGGCATACATTACACAAGAAGAAGACGGCGAGCGGAAAATCCTTGTGTTCGAGCAAAAGGATCATCCTGAAGCCGGATTACAAGTCCCAGGAGGCACAATTGAGCGCGACGAATTTCTAATGGATGCCTTGTATCGAGAAATCGAAGAAGAAACAGGTATTACACGGGATCTTCTTGAATTGCAAGGGAAAGTGAATAAAACTAATTACTATCCGCAAGACGAAAATATCGTCTATGAGCGGAATATTTTCCACCTAGCCTACCTTGGGCATGAATCCAATGACTGGGAGTACCGTGTTGAAGGAGACGGCAAAGATGCTGGAATGACCTTTTGCCATCGTTGGGTTCCTGTTAAGGATTTACCCAAACTGGCGGGCAATCAAGGACAGGACATCGATTTCATTTAA
- a CDS encoding diacylglycerol kinase codes for MKRARIIYNPTSGRELFRKHLAEVLEKLEKAGYEASCHATTGEGDATEAAKHAVERGFDLVIAAGGDGTLNEVVAGVSSFEKRPKIGLIPTGTTNDFARALRIPRDVDAAVDIIVRGETIPVDVGLMNERHFINIAGGGRMTELTYDVPSKLKTMLGQLAYYLKGIEILPSIHSSHVRIEYDGQVFDDEAMMFLVGLTNSIGGFEKLAPDSSINDGKFTLLILKKCNIAEFIRIVTLALRGEHLADPLVISSRAEKITVTSSQEVLLNLDGEYGGLLPATFQNLYRHIEMFAPLDELRPEDRID; via the coding sequence ATGAAACGTGCACGAATTATTTATAATCCTACATCGGGGCGCGAGTTGTTCCGCAAACATTTAGCAGAAGTGCTAGAGAAGCTTGAAAAGGCTGGATATGAAGCGTCCTGTCATGCGACAACAGGTGAAGGCGATGCAACAGAAGCGGCTAAGCATGCCGTGGAACGTGGTTTTGATTTGGTAATTGCTGCAGGTGGAGACGGTACGTTAAATGAGGTTGTCGCGGGTGTCAGCTCATTTGAAAAACGACCTAAAATTGGTTTGATTCCAACGGGGACGACAAATGATTTCGCGCGTGCGTTACGCATTCCGCGTGATGTCGATGCTGCGGTGGACATCATTGTTCGTGGAGAAACGATTCCAGTCGATGTTGGCTTGATGAATGAGCGTCATTTCATCAACATCGCAGGTGGCGGAAGAATGACTGAGCTAACGTATGATGTGCCGAGTAAACTAAAAACGATGCTTGGTCAACTTGCTTATTATTTAAAAGGGATTGAAATATTGCCGTCTATTCATTCTTCTCATGTAAGAATCGAGTACGATGGACAAGTATTTGACGACGAAGCAATGATGTTCCTTGTGGGCTTGACGAACTCCATTGGTGGCTTCGAAAAGTTAGCGCCAGATTCGAGCATTAACGATGGGAAATTTACATTGCTCATTTTGAAAAAATGTAATATTGCCGAGTTCATCCGAATTGTTACGCTTGCACTTAGAGGAGAACACCTAGCTGATCCACTCGTCATTTCGAGTCGAGCGGAAAAGATTACGGTTACCTCATCTCAGGAAGTTCTGTTAAATCTGGACGGAGAGTATGGAGGCTTGCTACCGGCAACATTCCAAAATCTCTATCGGCATATTGAAATGTTCGCTCCACTCGATGAGTTGCGACCAGAAGATCGGATAGATTAA
- a CDS encoding dihydropteridine reductase, translating into MQIYWTKINKIIEETPEVKTYLLDCPEGFSWEEGSHTHFALKGFNAGDKPNRGLIRHMSISTLPHENSIGITTRIREQCSEFKATLRNLEVGNEVALFKTHSNIPLRRENKNVYLLSSGVGLATFRPLVLDYFERTEGVNQIHSLNIDSSKNFLFTNIFESTSAKKFTSQFVDNRKDYYEEVKNLTADKDGQFYVVGSDEFLLDNIELLRAQGIKPEQIMLDKRQQQLAEFL; encoded by the coding sequence ATGCAAATATACTGGACTAAAATAAATAAAATTATTGAAGAAACGCCTGAAGTGAAAACATACTTACTTGATTGTCCAGAAGGCTTTTCATGGGAGGAAGGTTCCCACACTCATTTCGCATTGAAAGGTTTTAATGCTGGAGATAAACCGAACCGTGGCTTAATTCGCCATATGTCCATATCCACTTTACCCCATGAAAATTCCATTGGTATTACAACACGTATCAGAGAACAGTGCTCTGAGTTTAAAGCGACCTTAAGAAATCTTGAAGTTGGTAATGAAGTTGCCCTATTTAAAACGCATTCGAATATACCTCTCAGAAGAGAAAACAAAAATGTGTATCTACTATCATCAGGTGTTGGCCTGGCAACTTTCAGACCACTTGTACTGGATTATTTCGAGCGTACGGAAGGCGTCAATCAAATTCATTCCTTGAACATCGACTCGTCAAAAAACTTCCTCTTCACGAATATTTTCGAATCTACATCTGCTAAGAAATTCACATCACAGTTCGTCGATAATCGGAAAGACTACTATGAAGAAGTGAAAAATCTAACGGCAGATAAAGACGGACAATTCTATGTAGTTGGTAGTGACGAATTCCTTCTGGACAACATTGAACTACTGCGTGCACAAGGCATCAAGCCAGAACAAATTATGCTCGATAAGCGTCAACAGCAACTGGCTGAGTTTTTATGA
- a CDS encoding thioredoxin family protein, translating into MKTEQQYFDEAISLTQYMDNMESHKENSFRIYEQFEVPQDDAFIALLKEKKPNVLVITEDWCGDAMMNNPILRRIAEAADLDVRAVYRDADTELIDRHLTNGGRSIPVYLFLDANGEVEAKWGPRAATIQEYVMELRKDMPASDAPEYKEKQQAFIEQITAEYISKPEHWLTVYEDFRNTLLPLLQKA; encoded by the coding sequence ATGAAAACAGAACAACAATATTTTGATGAAGCGATTTCACTCACGCAATATATGGATAACATGGAATCACATAAAGAAAACAGCTTCCGCATTTACGAACAGTTTGAAGTACCACAGGACGATGCATTCATTGCACTCCTGAAAGAAAAGAAACCGAACGTCCTTGTGATTACAGAGGATTGGTGCGGCGATGCGATGATGAATAATCCGATTTTGCGCAGAATTGCAGAGGCGGCGGATTTGGACGTGCGCGCAGTATATCGTGATGCGGATACGGAACTGATTGATAGGCATTTAACAAATGGTGGTAGATCGATTCCAGTGTACTTGTTCCTAGATGCGAATGGGGAAGTAGAGGCGAAGTGGGGCCCACGTGCCGCAACAATCCAAGAATATGTGATGGAATTGCGCAAGGATATGCCAGCGTCTGATGCACCAGAATACAAAGAAAAACAACAGGCATTTATTGAACAGATTACAGCGGAATATATATCCAAGCCAGAGCATTGGTTAACGGTTTATGAAGATTTCCGCAATACATTGCTACCACTTTTGCAAAAAGCTTAA
- the gatC gene encoding Asp-tRNA(Asn)/Glu-tRNA(Gln) amidotransferase subunit GatC codes for MTQLTKDEVKHHAGLAWLAVTDAEAEAYVASLGGIVDFVKELQEVDTEQVEPMTHPLQVFNVLREDVPTDVLDREEMLKSVKEHEAGQIKVPNIL; via the coding sequence ATGACACAATTGACGAAAGATGAAGTGAAACATCATGCGGGTCTTGCGTGGTTGGCTGTGACGGATGCTGAAGCAGAAGCGTACGTAGCGAGCCTTGGCGGCATTGTTGACTTCGTTAAGGAACTACAAGAGGTTGATACGGAACAGGTTGAACCAATGACGCACCCACTACAAGTATTTAACGTGTTACGTGAAGACGTACCAACAGATGTACTTGATCGTGAAGAAATGCTGAAAAGCGTGAAAGAACACGAAGCCGGACAAATCAAAGTACCGAACATTCTTTGA